The window CCTGACAAGAATAATGTGAATCTCaaatttatataatgaattaCCATCCAATGAAGGCTCCACAAGAGACAAATAGGTCCAAATAGGTAATTATATAACCTCTCAATGAAGAGCTCAAACAAAAAGTTTAGTAAAGTATTTTAAAGAGTTTAACTcaatacaaaaattagttaGTTTAATAGTAAAGCTAAGGAAAGAGGATAACATTCCTAGTTCAACATAAATTTTGGAAGACAATAATATCCCACCCTATTTACTTTGAAAAAGTGTTTCCGGttgttgtttttacttttaaatataaaaatgctaggttgttttcatttttttattttcaaagagtTGTATAACAAACAAGGGAataaatgtttttgtaattaaaaatgaaaacaaatttttttctcaaactaaACAAGTCTTTcagtttctatttttatttggaAGGTTGAAGTAGCAGCAATAACTATACAAGAGAAGATATATGTTTTTTCTCCctgttataaaaatttaaaaattgtatttctcctcatttataaaatttgtaatatataaatacacgcatgaacaaaaactaaaaGCAAACTGAAAAGATATAAACCATATACCTTATTTTGAACCTCAAGAGCTTGTTCACAGCCAGAACCATCCTCTCCTTCGGAATCTGTCATTTCCTCACACTCAAACTCTACATGTTCTTCAATATCTTCCTCGGAATCACTTAACTCTTCCTGCTCCATCACTATCTCAGGATGAGACTGATCACCAATATCATCTACATCATATCTGGTGATGTTATCACTAGAAACAACCAAAGGGGCACTTGAAGCAAGCTCACAACTGCCAGCTGAAAGATTTTCAACACCATGCTGACAATAAGGAGCAGTATCCTCTTGAGGTTTCATCGATGTTCCACTAATTGCTACAGTCTTCTTGGACCCTACTGGATCATGTGCCTTTAGCTGTCTACTTTTCACAGATTTCTCCCTTCCAGATACAGAACTTAGGTGAATCTCCAAGTCAAGTTCATTGGATTTGTCATTGAGGCCAGAAGATCTATTGGCTATAGCCTGCACACCACTATTAACCAGTGACTCAGGCTGAATGGCATCAAAACTTGTTGGTGACTGTGTATCATCAGATTTCTGCAGAAGTGGATGAAAATCAATGCCTCCAGATCTTAAAGTGGAATCCTTTGACTTTAAGGACTTGTTAGCACAATCAATGTGGCTTTGTTGCTGTGAGCTATGGAAGAGACTCAGATTTAGTTGGGGTTGGCTTCCTGAGAAGAAGCTGAATGAACTAGAAGTACCAGAACTAAATTTCAACGGACAATAAGGCGCATTGCCATCTTCAGTGACCTGGAACAAGAGAGGATGCATCTGGAGATCGGTCCTGGTGCCTTTTTCTGCCACAAGAGATTCGCCTTCAACAGTTTCAGATCTTTCTAATTGAGAGCCTGTGACACTATCTTCCAATGTAGGTCTTGCACCTTTAACAGGATGAACATTTTCAGATTTCTCACCATGAGGAGTTTGAGATGCAGAATAATCTTTTCTACAAGCAGCTACACCAGCTCCAGGAGGATGAACCTTAGATGTTCCACACTGGAACCCTTTAAAAGCTGTTTGAGAAACTACACGAACAGATGGAGGAAGATTTACGGGCGGCAAATCTGGTGCCAATTTCACCAAGTGAGCATTATGTGCCCTCCGAGACCGATAGGGCCGACAATAGTATTTGGAGCTAGAGGTCACGTCAAAAACAGGTTTCTTAGGATTAATGGTGCTAGGAACACCTTTCATTCCATTTCTCAAATCAGACATGGTATGAAAAGGCTGAGGAAGCTTGGATACAGATGGTAATGCAGACTGATTACCATTCTGATGTGGAACTTTTCCACTTAAACCATAATCATGAGTACCCCTATAAAATTGAATATCTTCTTGAGAAAATGCATTGTGAGCAACATTTCCTTCTCCAGATGTAGTGGAAATGCGTTCGGGATAAGTAAGAGTAGATGTGTCTGGCCTCCAATCTGCCAGAAACGCCTGGTGGACATACGGGACAACTTCTGAATACATGCACTCTGAACCAGCAATTTCAGCATCACAATCCTGCAATAAATTCCAAAAAATCCAATAAAAGTAAATCCAAAATCTGTGAATCATAATTCTCAATAACCCATAGAAAAGCCAGAATAAGCTATGCGGCATGCACTCAAACTGGTGAAAGATAAACTGACAGTGTACTGGTCTAGAGGTGAGATGTTTCTTACATGTCAAACACACAATTAAGAAATGttagaaatatatattagtaaatGAATAAGCACACCCTCAATTTCCaatgatttataatttcttatacaCGTGAACAAAGATTTCATAAAAGTAAATCAAAAACTGTATATTGTGCATCTGTATGTCACTAATCCTAAGTCCTTCAGGTAGTTAACAGAAGCAACATTTAAAAGAACAATGATGGCATCTCATACACATGTAAGAGTAAGACCAGGGAGATAAAATTCATCACATGTTTCTAAGCTTCAGATAGTAAAAAACCTCTTTATCAGATATAGCTCGCCAACTTTCTAATGCCTTCGACTTTCTTCTGTTTGACTCATACAATCTCCGCTTCTCCCTTTTTGATGCATCTATCTTGTATGACTTTTGAGTGCCAAGAGCAATGCGCCACTGGCGTGGAAGCAAGGATGGATCTCGATGTGGAACAATATATTGCCATACTAACGTCCAATCACATTTATAAAGCTTAAGTCCCTGTGTATTTTTTGTCATACATTAGCAAGTCATAATGCTATCTAGCAGACAAATTTCAAATCCAAAATGCAGTTGAAATATTACCTCTTGAATGCATGCTATCTCCTCTGCAGTCAATGGGGAGGTTTTCATTCTCCGAACAGCCTGTATAGAGAAATCAGGCAAATGATACCAagcattattttcattaaattattgAGTATACTATAATATGGTTGCATATATGCTACAAGCCTATAAATACAGaattataatatacatataggcTATAAAGTGGAATCATCTGAGATGTACCGAGAAAGTGTGTTAATAACCTGTTGAGAAGTCATCTAGCCACTAAGATAAGGATCTAAATATCCAATTTCTTTACAAAGTCAAAAACAATATTCTTGTAGAATGAGCTGAATAAAAGTCCTATGACTTTCTTGTTCCACAATATATACACATAGGAGATTTATCTAGTGTGAAGACTTTTTATGAGTGAGAGGAGAAAAACACAATTATATAGTCATATATGGATGGTCAAGACTAAAAGCAACATAAAGTCACAACCACTTATAAAATGACAcatgatttttgtattttaattttgaccaTTCACAATAAGATGTAATGGTCAATATTTGTCCCTCTCACTCGCATAAAAACAGTCCTCTCGTTTGATATGTCTCCTATATATATGTAGCTAAAGCATGGTGCCTTTTTATAACCACTGCTGTTTCTTCTGTGTTTTCTGTTAAGGGATACACCTGTTTCCCTATCCCAGGCTTCCTTGTGAGTTATAGGCATTTGAAGGTAGGCAAGTAGAGTCATCAAACTATGCAAATATACATAGGATTAAGTATATAGATTTACCTTTATTGGATTCTCTGATGCTTTTGAAGAGCAACGATTCTTCTGCCTGACAAAAATCTGTAACCAGAGCATTCCCTTTCATATTAGATAGGTAGCAACCTTCACCACCATATTGGAATTGCTGAACTAATTATTCAGCTAAACATTCCATTTCAATTCAAACACTAGCTAAAAGAAAGAATGCTATTCATAATCATGATGACACTTCAACATCATGAATCAACCCCACCCAAGCACTGAAATGCTAAACGTGTAGGGTCTTCAACCTAATAGCACAATGTTAAGAGATAAGAGAAAGTGTATCCAGGACATTACTTCAACAACTAAGGATGCATTGCCCAACCAATGAGTAAAATAGTATACTATGCCACttataacaattattattaaGATAAAACCAGCTTTCCAAAGCTGTAAACACAGTACACAGTCTTACTATGTTTACTGacaaattatattgttttatctTATTGCttgttagagtaaaaaaaactgccAACAGCCAGGCACCGACTCATTTACTTtggtctttatttttttcactcccTTGACCTGCATTTCAAGGAATCTCACTGTTGAGCGTAGTACTTTGCAGATACTTAGTTTTGCTATTTCTTCAGCCAAATGATGTGTGGCACATAGAGCCAAAAAAATGGGAAGTAGTAACAAATATAAGCCTACCCTGCATTTGTTTAGAGGATCTCTGTCCAATTACTTCTCAAGGAGCTTAATAAATCTAACCAACAAATCACATCCAATCCACGTAATCATACAACTTTGCATGGTTACCAATAAAAGAaaccaataaaagaaacaattgtGATTAAAATCTCAAGATTACATTGGTCTCTTTCTTTATAGAACCATAAGATTGCTCCCATGTTAGGGAAAATATCTAAATGAAGAAAAGTATACTATCAAAAACTTAACATACATGTATCTGCCAAAAAAGTCAGTCCATTCACTATATCACAAGCAAGAACATGatagcaacaaaaataaaatgaagatgcCTCAACAATCAAAATACAACCACCACAACCTCCctaaaaaaaatcctcaaaaaaaatatgcaatagTAGCTACCTGATGCTTAGTCTTGCAGGGAAGAAAACGTTGTTGAATTGCTTTCCAGTCTGTATTATATTCCATTATCCCCAAGGCCAGTAATCTGCAATAGAAttaaaaggaagagaagagaacTCCATAAGCTTGTCATACATAATCAAGATAAAAGTAGTAATAAATCCAAAAAATGCATACTATCTAAGCCAACTATACTGTATAAATTagtaatgaaacaaaaaaatgctCTTAGCttcaacaaattaaacaaagtaAAGAGCAATATGCTTGAACATACTCTCTTGCATACATACACATACTTCAATGTCAAATCAAATTTGATCTCAAAGACCAGAAAAGTTGGGTGTGTATGATGTATagtatacattaaaaaaacatatggtAAAAAGAAAAGATCCTCATTAAAAGGAAAGAGTAGAAAGGGtacaaagaaagagaaatatgCTTGAACATACTCTCTTGCATGCATACATATACTTCAAACATAGGTCTAACAaataacaaagaaagaacatgTATAGCATCAAATTCTAAAATGGTATCAAAACCCAACCTAGATATGTTATAGGGTCACACACATTTGTCTACACTCTAGATCTCTATTCCTAGGCGTGAGAGGGCATTGCTATTATTAAGCCACCCGCATTTGTCCACACTAAGATGTCTAGTCCTAGGCATGAGGGGGTGTTAAGATCCCACATCAACTAGAGATATAGACAATGTAGTCTTTATAAAGCTTTAAATAGACTTCACTTTACAAGCCACTTTTATGGGATTAAGTTAGACCCTAAGCCCAAGTTCTAAGATCTGCCAAGGACGCGTGCAAATTTACACAGCATAGCATgtttcacaaaaaaatttaaacataaaagttCAAAAGTTTTCTTTGAGACTTTAGGCCTCCAAGCAACCTATAACCTACCTATCTACATCACACAAACATATCTAaacataataaatgaaaatgctAAGTAAACAGAATAAAGATCAAGCATTTTCATAGTAAATCATTTAATACAGTTGGTTAGCAAAAAGTGGAGGCATGCAACTTACTCGTCCTCTGAATCAGTGAAAAGTATCCTATTTACAACTGCAGCAGGGGGTGGCTTATGAGGGAATAATGCTGGATTGAATAAGGCCAAAAATCTTTGAGCCAACTTTGCAACCTCCTTCTGCACCAAAGCAATTGACTGCTTCTTTGTACTTTCAACAAGCATAGCAGCCAATGTTTTCTTAGGTCGTTGTTTCCCAGTTGAAGGTGagactgcattaactgctctaGAGATGGTTCCCCTTGAAATTTCACCATTAGCTTCAGCAACTGGTGAAGAAACAGGAAAGAGAGGTTCCTTTTGAACAGGTGAATCACTACTACCAGACTCAATATATCTCTTTCGAAACTCTTGGGCAGCTGTAAAAGGAATTTCACACAATGCCTGAGTATGCAGAAATCATTCTTAGAAACCAGTACATAATAGAAAAGcaggaagaaaaattaaaatctttaataTGACCTACCAGAATTAATGTCATCTACATATCTTCTTATTAAATCAAGAGGAGAAACATCCAAAATAGATAGTACAGGGCCTCTTACAAAAGGAACCCAGAAAGAACTTTCAGTAACTTGGAAACCTCTTTGCCTGTTCAAACCTTCAGAGGATCTCTGATTGGATTGAGAAAGCCACACATTCTGTGCATCCTGTGGAGGAGAATATTCTATATTGCACTGGGCCTGGATGAATTTTGAGCCTCCGTCGAACACAGATGAGCAAGCAAAAGATGGAGTAAAGCAAACACTGGGATATGGCACTCTTTTCAAAGCTAATATTTCATCACGtttgtgaagcatctcaaaaaGCAAACCTTGAACCTGAGAAGCAACCTGTTTTTGGGAAGGTTCAAGAACCGATAAAGAAAATACCTGAATAAGAAGTTGTACATGCTCATGTATCAAACAGTGCAATTGACCAATCTGCTGGGGAGTAAACCCATTGACAAGACCATTTCCTGAAGCAGAAGATTGAAAGCTCAGTGTAGCATCAGGAATCAAACCTTTCCCTGAAGGTAGGGGCCCGTTAAGCCAAGGCAAAATGGGGCGCAGTGGCCTCTTgacttcttttaatattttcttctcaCATTGGGCAGAGACTTTTTGGCGCTTATTTTGCCTAGTCTCAGGTCGTCGTCCAGCTCCATCATACTCCTTTCGGGGTTTTACTGTTGCATTGTCGTCGGCATCACTTTCTAATAACTCTTCAAGTTCTATCTCAAAGTCTGCATCATTATCCTCATCATCATcaagattttcattttcatgagTTAAAAGACCATCACCATTGCCACCCTGTAAAACAGCTGCTAAAAATTTTTTATactcttcttcatcatcagcATTTTgaagatcatcatcatcatcggtCTCTTGAAGAAAAGTCTCAAGCTGATCAAGTGTAAAACTTGCAAGTGAATAACGAGCTCTGGTGCGCATACAGATAGCATCCTCATTATCTATGTCTATTACTGGACTCCAGGATTTTGTTTTGTTACTTAGTTCTGTTCTAGAACCATTACCAT of the Glycine max cultivar Williams 82 chromosome 13, Glycine_max_v4.0, whole genome shotgun sequence genome contains:
- the LOC102661544 gene encoding uncharacterized protein produces the protein MPLGSNSESAKVDLAMNQNALSSSDSHGRTLKPEEDKEVGEEGEEEDEDADADFNPFLKETLSQEASSSLSSEVDGLDGNVVTSGPSGGSGLSKVTTKEQIYTVVDTEHGEEEIILQSSSMISQSEINQEKHNDLTSATDGNGSRTELSNKTKSWSPVIDIDNEDAICMRTRARYSLASFTLDQLETFLQETDDDDDLQNADDEEEYKKFLAAVLQGGNGDGLLTHENENLDDDEDNDADFEIELEELLESDADDNATVKPRKEYDGAGRRPETRQNKRQKVSAQCEKKILKEVKRPLRPILPWLNGPLPSGKGLIPDATLSFQSSASGNGLVNGFTPQQIGQLHCLIHEHVQLLIQVFSLSVLEPSQKQVASQVQGLLFEMLHKRDEILALKRVPYPSVCFTPSFACSSVFDGGSKFIQAQCNIEYSPPQDAQNVWLSQSNQRSSEGLNRQRGFQVTESSFWVPFVRGPVLSILDVSPLDLIRRYVDDINSAAQEFRKRYIESGSSDSPVQKEPLFPVSSPVAEANGEISRGTISRAVNAVSPSTGKQRPKKTLAAMLVESTKKQSIALVQKEVAKLAQRFLALFNPALFPHKPPPAAVVNRILFTDSEDELLALGIMEYNTDWKAIQQRFLPCKTKHQIFVRQKNRCSSKASENPIKAVRRMKTSPLTAEEIACIQEGLKLYKCDWTLVWQYIVPHRDPSLLPRQWRIALGTQKSYKIDASKREKRRLYESNRRKSKALESWRAISDKEDCDAEIAGSECMYSEVVPYVHQAFLADWRPDTSTLTYPERISTTSGEGNVAHNAFSQEDIQFYRGTHDYGLSGKVPHQNGNQSALPSVSKLPQPFHTMSDLRNGMKGVPSTINPKKPVFDVTSSSKYYCRPYRSRRAHNAHLVKLAPDLPPVNLPPSVRVVSQTAFKGFQCGTSKVHPPGAGVAACRKDYSASQTPHGEKSENVHPVKGARPTLEDSVTGSQLERSETVEGESLVAEKGTRTDLQMHPLLFQVTEDGNAPYCPLKFSSGTSSSFSFFSGSQPQLNLSLFHSSQQQSHIDCANKSLKSKDSTLRSGGIDFHPLLQKSDDTQSPTSFDAIQPESLVNSGVQAIANRSSGLNDKSNELDLEIHLSSVSGREKSVKSRQLKAHDPVGSKKTVAISGTSMKPQEDTAPYCQHGVENLSAGSCELASSAPLVVSSDNITRYDVDDIGDQSHPEIVMEQEELSDSEEDIEEHVEFECEEMTDSEGEDGSGCEQALEVQNKEVPISSEENVVKYMDCMKKPCEPRANYGTEVDGGLLRNSTTLNIALTNEGQDDRSNSSWLSLDSCTADNPVLSKAILQQSTLGEASASKNFSIGKAVREERHTVDMVHQLSVGPHVSTTPRKLRKRSSKSNANLNIGLTVERSSRDGNHENG